ACAATCTCAGAAGTCCCAACACcaaataagaaaatcatcataatcatcattatttcGACATGAGATTGGATCACAACGGAACAGATACAAAACcaattcaaaagataaaatatgTTATTGGCATTCATCATCCAGAACCAGCACCTCCTTTGCAATTTTATATCGTATTTACCATTTCTCAGAAAAGGCACAAAATGTTACTTATAAAGCTGCAATAACGAAACAAATCCAAGCAGCACTAAATGTCATATATAGTGCGATTCTGGCGCTATGATATGCACACCTTCAAATTTATGAGCTGCTTCAAGGGCCTTGAAACAAATAAATGTTACTTTATCCTTTCTTCAAAGAGTTGCTTCAACCAGGCTTAACACTTTGTGACATAGCAGAGTGGATAATGCATCTAAAGATTCCAACTACAAGACCAGTCTAAGACATACACAACTCCCACAGTAAATTAAGGTCTACAAAGATAAATTAGAAAATGCAGTACACACAACATCCAAATACTAACATAACCATTAGAATAGTTCTTCTGCAAACAACAAGATAGCTTACATACCACTGTAAGCAAAATCCTTCTCCGAGCCTCTCTGTTATATAATTTTCTGGAGCTTTCTTATAGACTAAACATTTAACTAAGACTGCAATGCCCACTCCGCATTCAAGGACAAGCTGACATGCAAAGGAACATATTTAGTAAAGAAAGGTGAAGAAATGACTATCCCTTTTTCAAACATTAAAGAGGAGATAAAATGAAAGAATTATAGTGTGACATACCCAAACAAAGCTGAAAGCCATCAGGCACACAAATGTGATATAGTTTTT
The Capsicum annuum cultivar UCD-10X-F1 chromosome 6, UCD10Xv1.1, whole genome shotgun sequence DNA segment above includes these coding regions:
- the LOC107873130 gene encoding protein S-acyltransferase 21-like, with the translated sequence MLYYYYVYFLQWLNNCVGRKNYITFVCLMAFSFVWLVLECGVGIAVLVKCLVYKKAPENYITERLGEGFCLQWLSVKELMP